Proteins from one Anastrepha obliqua isolate idAnaObli1 chromosome 2, idAnaObli1_1.0, whole genome shotgun sequence genomic window:
- the LOC129236766 gene encoding estradiol 17-beta-dehydrogenase 2, whose product MEPMTALVLAFQLLALFSIAGALLIYLICKVRDDTAEVAESQPGTVLVTSADTALGLQLCTHLANKGCRVFAGMRDAQDSLPAKLLNGWLKMREYSEEPVRGAIIPMQLDVTREDVLRETTSAMGAHMNAGERGIAAVINTSGSLFRGRVEMQEGQQWEHMLKTNILGSLRVAKAFVSFLRPTRGRLIYLGAGAGTGPNSEDGLVAFKASRAAVEKCVEELRKELQPYGVKVVALDTCGIAAEALYKAPVPHTMTENEGAPTQYTADVLSANALQVIERALWDAVPLERYQLVQYSKLNFMLPCRSSFRMTKMGEGVKRGVQRV is encoded by the exons ATGGAACCAATGACCGCATTGGTTTTGGCCTTCCAGCTGTTGGCCCTCTTCTCCATCGCCGGTGCACTGCTCATCTATCTGATCTGCAAGGTGCGTGATGACACTGCCGAGGTGGCCGAATCCCAGCCGGGCACTGTGCTCGTAACCAGCGCCGACACCGCACTCGGCCTACAGCTGTGCACACATCTCGCCAACAAGGGCTGCCGTGTTTTCGCCGGTATGCGTGATGCCCAAGATTCGCTGCCCGCTAAGCTGCTCAACGGTTGGCTGAAAATGCGCGAATACAGCGAGGAGCCAGTGCGCGGCGCCATCATCCCCATGCAACTGGATGTGACACGCGAGGATGTGTTGCGCGAAACGACCAGCGCCATGGGTGCACACATGAATGCGGGCGAGCGCGGCATTGCGGCAGTGATCAATACCAGTGGAAGCCTCTTTCGCGGGCGCGTCGAAATGCAGGAGGGCCAACAGTGGGAGCATATGTTGAAAACGAATATATTGGGTTCATTGCGTGTGGCCAAAGCATTTGTGAGCTTCTTGCGACCGACAAGGGGACGTCTCATCTATTTAGGCGCCGGTGCTGGGACAGGACCGAATAGCGAGGATGGTTTAGTAGCATTCAAAGCGTCACGCGCCGCCGTGGAGAAGTGTGTGGAAGAGTTGCGCAAAGAGCTGCAGCCGTATGGAGTGAAGGTGGTGGCGCTAGACACGTGCGGCATAGCAGCGGAGGCACTATACAAGGCGCCAGTGCCACACA CTATGACCGAAAATGAGGGTGCACCGACACAGTACACGGCCGATGTTTTAAGCGCGAACGCTTTACAAGTGATTGAGCGCGCGTTGTGGGATGCAGTGCCGCTGGAGCGCTACCAACTGGTGCAGTATAGCAAATTGAATTTCATGTTGCCATGTCGTTCATCTTTTCGGATGACAAAAATGGGTGAAGGTGTGAAGCGTGGCGTGCAGCGGGTTTGA
- the LOC129236764 gene encoding molybdenum cofactor synthesis protein cinnamon yields the protein MVNDIVFAVLTISDSCSQDPSKDRSGPCLVSLICNAFQNANILTAIVPDERDQIIAKLRELITQKTPSVSAIITTGGTGFAPRDVTPEATKVLLNKECPQLAQYIAQASLQKTKFAALTRGLCGIAGNTLILNFPGSEKAVTECFEVVCELLPHALHLIGNDLPLVRRLHAELQATGISMASMGHVCPHKTSKGDDSDRNSPFPMIAVVQALEIIFQTVQQQREVAQLLNEFSAPVDIPPFRASIKDGYAMKSMGFSGTKKVLGYISAGDEIIMNDLQEDECYKINTGAPVPHYADCVIQVEDTKLLKKKKNGEEDLVEILVEPKANLDIRQIGSDLRKGSKLFPSADHSAVIIKSILSSVGRNLGAIRKPKIGIISTGSELLAPHQPEVMGKIYDSNTTTLEELLVYFGFECAQTLVLSDDFETVKGKISELFKNVDFIICSGGVSMGDKDYIKPALKNLGFTINFGRVNMKPGKPMTFASKNEKYFFGLPGNPVSAFVTFHLFVLPAIRWFAGWERDKCELATLPITLQNDSIKLDPRPEYVRASVTSKNGRLYASVNGSQMSSRLQSIVGADVLVHLPGGTESKPNAVAGDVYRASVLRYDFISKYE from the exons TGCCAACATTCTAACAGCTATAGTACCAGACGAGCGCGACCAAATCATTGCTAAACTACGTGAACTCATAACCCAGAAAACGCCCAGCGTGAGTGCAATCATTACTACCGGTGGCACCGGCTTTGCACCGCGTGATGTTACGCCAGAAGCGACTAAAGTACTGTTAAACAAAGAATGCCCGCAACTGGCACAGTATATTGCACAGGCGTCACTACAGAAGACGAAATTCGCCGCTTTAACACGCGGCTTGTGTGGTATTGCGGGCAATActttaatactaaattttccTGGCAGCGAAAAAGCGGTGACGGAGTGTTTTGAAGTGGTGTGTGAGTTGTTGCCACATGCGCTACACTTAATCGGCAACGATTtaccactggtgcgacggcTGCATGCCGAGTTACAAGCGACTGGCATCTCTATGGCTTCCATGGGGCACGTATGCCCACACAAGACGAGCAAAGGTGATGACAGTGATAGAAATTCCCCATTTCCAATGATAGCTGTAGTGCAAGCGCTAGAGATAATATTTCAAACCGTGCAGCAGCAGCGCGAAGTGGCGCAGCTACTGAATGAATTTTCGGCGCCGGTAGATATACCACCCTTTCGGGCATCCATTAAGGATGGCTATGCAATGAAATCCATGGGCTTCTCGGGCACCAAAAAAGTGCTGGGCTACATATCTGCGGGTGATGAG ATAATAATGAATGATCTGCAAGAAGATGAATGCTACAAGATAAACACCGGCGCGCCAGTACCACACTACGCGGATTGTGTGATACAAGTGGAGGATACCAAATtactcaaaaagaaaaagaatggcGAGGAGGATCTGGTGGAAATTTTGGTTGAACCGAAAGCGAATTTAGACATAcg CCAGATTGGATCAGATCTGCGTAAAGGCAGCAAACTTTTCCCCTCTGCTGACCACTCAGCTGTAATCATCAAATCGATACTCTCCTCAGTTGGTAGGAATTTGGGTGCAATACGTAAACCAAAAATCGGTATTATCTCTACCGGCAGTGAGTTATTGGCGCCACACCAACCGGAAGTAATGGGTAAAATTTACGATTCAAACACAACTACGCTGGAGGAACTACTGGtgtattttggttttgaatgcGCGCAAACGCTGGTGCTGAGTGATGA CTTCGAAACTGTTAAAGGTAAAATCTCGGAACTATTCAAGAATGTCGATTTTATCATCTGCAGTGGCGGTGTTTCAATGGGCGATAAGGACTACATTAAACCGGCACTGAAAAATCTGGGTTTCACAATCAACTTCGGGCGCGTCAACATGAAGCCTGG GAAACCTATGACTTTCGCCTCCAAGAATGAGAAATATTTCTTTGGGCTGCCAGGCAACCCGGTGTCTGCGTTCGTCACATTTCATCTGTTTGTTTTGCCGGCAATACGCTGGTTTGCCGGTTGGGAGCGTGACAAATGCGAACTGGCGACTTTGCCGATAACT CTACAAAACGATAGCATCAAACTGGATCCACGTCCGGAATATGTGCGCGCCTCAGTGACTAGCAAAAATGGTCGCTTATACGCCTCCGTTAACGGCAGTCAA aTGAGCAGCCGTTTGCAAAGCATTGTCGGGGCTGACGTTCTGGTACATCTGCCCGGCGGCACGGAGAGTAAACCCAACGCTGTAGCTGGGGATGTATATCGTGCCTCTGTGCTGCGCTATGATTTTATCTCGAAATATGAAtag